In Chromobacterium rhizoryzae, one genomic interval encodes:
- a CDS encoding PAS domain-containing sensor histidine kinase — translation MRALLWMAGWAALWLAPASWALSLSAAERDWLSRHPVLRVGVVPQAPYAVLDARRQALSGAHVELMNRLAAELGLKLAWTFYPNKTQLSAAARAGRVDVAPGLEQTPAGLRYWLFSGPFLRIPYKLVGRGEPAAALELEQLPDSARVAVLEPGAAAAFLIANYPALRRLPAGSDRNALQQVQQQRADYAVVDEAQLNQLLREPEFSHLRAVGDSGATRLLRVASRQDWPQLAMLLDRALSALPASQRGHLYTRWVQAEPTPLADSLPFWRRLSQVSLLLILLLAGALLWQGRQQRQSRQALAAARQALAQREAGAEALRLTQFSVDHSTVGILWLNWEGRLRYANQAALAMLGCAEAEAVGQPLSRFQPGLDMDGWLDLWGRARSRGLLQFETDSLRADGGSLPLDVSLSFLRFGGADYLVAFMHDVTEKRQARAALRESEARFKGIAGNVPGLVFRLERADAAEDPRLAFVSEASLALTGYPAADLLARPEGLQALAHPEDAAALRDSWQAAWREQRDWSWQGRILTRDGAERWADLRASARRHGATGMVWDGILWDISAGKRNELELSASRAMLRDLAAHLETVREEEKAHIAREVHDELGQVLTVLKLETSMLELSLGRPEGAAAERLASIKKLIAQTFALVRDVATALRPPILDAGLASAVEWQARRFEARSGIPCLVLVPDTPLRLDDAKAVGLFRVLQEALTNVMRHAEAHTVTLHLQALPGELVLSIIDDGKGFERRPGEAGSSYGLVGMRERLLMFGGGLDVASAPGQGCSLTARLPLRPDEGEEKT, via the coding sequence TTGAGAGCCTTATTGTGGATGGCGGGATGGGCGGCGCTATGGCTGGCGCCGGCGAGCTGGGCGCTGAGCCTGTCGGCGGCGGAGCGGGACTGGCTGAGCCGGCACCCGGTGCTGCGGGTGGGCGTGGTGCCGCAAGCGCCGTACGCGGTGCTGGACGCGCGCCGGCAGGCGCTGAGCGGCGCGCATGTGGAACTGATGAACCGGCTGGCCGCCGAATTGGGCCTCAAACTGGCCTGGACCTTCTATCCGAACAAGACGCAGTTGAGCGCGGCGGCGCGGGCGGGGCGGGTGGATGTCGCGCCCGGCCTGGAACAAACCCCGGCCGGCTTGCGTTACTGGCTGTTTTCCGGTCCCTTCCTGCGCATCCCCTACAAACTGGTCGGGCGCGGCGAGCCGGCGGCGGCGCTGGAACTGGAACAGCTGCCGGACAGCGCGCGGGTGGCGGTGCTCGAACCGGGCGCGGCGGCGGCCTTTCTGATCGCCAATTATCCGGCCTTGCGGCGCTTGCCGGCCGGCTCGGACCGCAACGCGCTGCAGCAGGTGCAGCAGCAGCGGGCGGATTACGCGGTGGTGGACGAGGCGCAGCTGAACCAGCTGCTGCGCGAGCCGGAATTCTCGCACTTGCGCGCGGTGGGCGACAGCGGCGCCACCCGGCTGCTGCGGGTGGCGTCGCGGCAGGACTGGCCGCAGCTGGCGATGCTGCTGGACCGGGCCTTGAGCGCGCTGCCGGCCTCGCAGCGCGGCCATCTCTACACGCGCTGGGTGCAGGCGGAGCCGACGCCGCTGGCCGACAGCCTGCCGTTTTGGCGCAGGCTGAGCCAGGTCTCGCTGCTGCTCATCCTGCTCTTGGCCGGCGCGCTGCTGTGGCAGGGCCGGCAGCAGCGGCAGTCGCGGCAAGCGCTGGCGGCGGCGCGGCAGGCGCTGGCCCAGCGGGAAGCCGGTGCCGAGGCCTTGCGGCTGACCCAGTTCTCGGTGGATCACAGCACGGTGGGCATTCTGTGGCTGAACTGGGAAGGCCGGCTGCGTTACGCCAATCAGGCCGCGCTGGCGATGCTGGGGTGCGCGGAGGCGGAGGCGGTGGGGCAGCCGCTGTCTCGCTTCCAGCCGGGCTTGGACATGGACGGCTGGCTGGACTTGTGGGGCCGGGCGCGGAGCCGGGGCCTGCTGCAGTTTGAAACCGATAGCCTGCGCGCCGACGGCGGCAGCCTGCCGCTGGACGTCTCGCTCAGTTTTCTGCGCTTCGGCGGCGCCGACTACCTGGTGGCCTTTATGCACGACGTCACCGAAAAGCGGCAGGCGCGCGCCGCCCTGCGGGAGAGCGAGGCGCGTTTCAAGGGCATTGCCGGCAATGTGCCGGGCCTGGTGTTCCGGCTGGAGCGCGCCGACGCGGCGGAAGACCCGCGGCTGGCCTTCGTCAGCGAGGCCAGCCTGGCGCTGACCGGCTACCCGGCCGCGGACTTGCTGGCGCGGCCGGAGGGCTTGCAAGCGCTGGCACACCCTGAGGACGCCGCGGCGCTGCGCGACAGCTGGCAAGCCGCCTGGCGCGAGCAGCGCGACTGGAGCTGGCAGGGCCGGATTCTGACCCGGGACGGCGCGGAGCGCTGGGCCGATCTGCGCGCCAGCGCCCGCCGCCACGGCGCGACGGGCATGGTGTGGGATGGCATCCTGTGGGATATCAGCGCCGGCAAGCGCAATGAACTGGAGCTGAGCGCGTCGCGCGCCATGCTGCGCGATCTGGCCGCCCACCTCGAAACGGTGCGCGAGGAGGAAAAAGCCCATATCGCACGCGAGGTGCACGACGAGCTGGGCCAGGTGCTGACCGTGCTCAAGCTGGAAACCTCGATGCTGGAACTGAGTCTGGGGCGGCCGGAGGGCGCGGCGGCGGAGCGGCTGGCCAGCATCAAGAAGCTGATCGCCCAGACCTTCGCCCTGGTCCGCGACGTGGCCACCGCGCTGCGGCCGCCCATCCTGGACGCGGGCCTGGCCTCGGCGGTGGAATGGCAGGCGCGCCGCTTCGAAGCCCGCAGCGGCATACCCTGTCTGGTGCTGGTGCCGGACACGCCGCTGCGCCTGGACGACGCCAAGGCGGTGGGCCTGTTCCGGGTATTGCAGGAGGCGCTGACCAATGTGATGCGTCACGCCGAGGCTCACACGGTGACGCTGCACTTGCAGGCCTTGCCGGGAGAACTGGTGCTGAGCATTATCGACGACGGCAAAGGCTTCGAGCGGCGGCCGGGGGAAGCGGGCAGTTCCTACGGCCTGGTGGGCATGCGCGAGCGCCTGCTGATGTTCGGCGGCGGCCTGGACGTGGCCAGCGCGCCGGGACAGGGCTGTAGTTTGACGGCCCGGCTGCCCTTGCGGCCGGATGAAGGGGAGGAGAAGACATGA
- a CDS encoding response regulator has translation MIRVIVAEDHTIVREGIKQLIGLADDLQVVGEAAHGAAVFDALRAAACDVLLLDISMPGLSGLDVIPRLRALAQPPAILVLSMHDEVQMAARALKAGAAGYATKDSDPALLLTAIRKVAGGGRYIDPQLADRLVFEVNLSDERPPHAQLSEREFQVFQRLAQGANVNEVAQLLAISAKTVSTHKVRLMQKLRAQSLADLVRYAIEHQLF, from the coding sequence ATGATTCGAGTGATTGTGGCGGAAGACCACACCATTGTGCGCGAAGGCATCAAGCAGTTGATCGGCCTGGCCGACGATTTGCAAGTGGTCGGCGAAGCCGCCCACGGCGCCGCGGTGTTCGACGCCTTGCGCGCCGCCGCCTGCGATGTGCTGCTGCTGGATATTTCCATGCCGGGCCTGAGCGGCCTGGACGTGATCCCGCGCTTGCGGGCGCTGGCGCAGCCGCCGGCCATCCTGGTGCTGTCCATGCACGACGAGGTGCAGATGGCGGCGCGCGCGCTCAAGGCCGGCGCCGCCGGCTACGCCACCAAGGACAGCGATCCGGCGCTGCTGCTGACCGCGATCCGCAAAGTGGCCGGCGGCGGCCGCTACATCGACCCGCAACTGGCGGACCGGCTGGTGTTCGAAGTCAATCTCAGCGACGAGAGGCCGCCGCACGCCCAGTTGTCCGAGCGCGAGTTCCAGGTGTTCCAGCGCCTGGCGCAGGGGGCCAACGTCAACGAGGTGGCGCAGCTGCTGGCGATCAGCGCCAAAACCGTCAGCACCCACAAGGTCAGGCTGATGCAGAAGCTGCGCGCGCAGTCGCTGGCGGATCTGGTGCGCTACGCGATCGAGCATCAGCTGTTTTAA
- a CDS encoding ABC transporter ATP-binding protein produces MSAASDVLVRFLNVQKSYDGENLIVKNLNLDIRRGEFLTLLGPSGSGKTTSLMMLAGFETPTGGEIQLAGRSLNRVPPHKRNIGMVFQNYALFPHMTVAENLAFPLSVRGVSKADIQDKVKRALAMVQLDAFAGRYPGQMSGGQQQRVALARALVFEPQLVLMDEPLGALDKQLREHMQMEIKHLHQRLGVTVVYVTHDQGEALTMSDRVAVFHQGEIQQIDAPAQLYERPDNAFVANFIGENNRLPGTLLSQDGERCLVELERGERVTALAVKVGEAGSPVSLSIRPERILLNGHSERCDNRFSGRVAEFIYLGDHVRVRMEVCGKPNFFVKQAIAELDATLAVGDVVPLGWQVEHVRALDPLVHE; encoded by the coding sequence ATGTCCGCAGCCAGCGATGTGCTTGTCCGCTTCCTCAACGTCCAGAAAAGCTATGACGGCGAAAACCTCATCGTCAAAAACCTGAACCTGGACATCCGCCGCGGCGAATTCCTCACCCTGCTGGGGCCGTCCGGCTCCGGCAAGACCACTAGCCTGATGATGCTGGCCGGTTTCGAAACCCCCACCGGCGGCGAGATCCAACTGGCCGGCCGCTCCCTCAACCGGGTGCCGCCGCATAAGCGCAACATCGGCATGGTGTTCCAGAACTACGCCTTGTTCCCGCACATGACGGTGGCGGAAAACCTGGCCTTCCCGCTGTCGGTGCGCGGGGTGTCCAAGGCGGACATCCAGGACAAGGTGAAGCGGGCGCTGGCCATGGTGCAGCTGGACGCCTTCGCCGGCCGCTATCCGGGCCAGATGTCGGGCGGCCAGCAGCAGCGGGTGGCGCTGGCGCGCGCGCTGGTGTTCGAGCCGCAGCTGGTGCTGATGGACGAACCGCTGGGCGCGCTGGACAAGCAATTGCGCGAACACATGCAGATGGAGATCAAGCATCTGCATCAGCGGCTGGGCGTCACCGTGGTCTACGTCACCCACGATCAGGGCGAGGCGCTGACCATGTCGGACCGGGTGGCGGTGTTCCATCAGGGCGAAATCCAGCAGATCGACGCGCCGGCCCAGCTCTACGAGCGGCCGGACAACGCCTTCGTCGCCAACTTCATCGGCGAGAACAATCGCTTGCCAGGCACCCTGCTGAGCCAGGACGGCGAGCGCTGCCTGGTGGAACTGGAGCGCGGCGAACGGGTGACGGCGCTGGCGGTGAAGGTGGGCGAGGCCGGCAGCCCGGTGTCGCTGTCCATCCGCCCCGAACGCATCCTGCTCAACGGCCATAGCGAGCGCTGCGACAACCGCTTCTCCGGCCGGGTGGCCGAATTCATCTATCTGGGCGACCACGTGCGCGTGCGCATGGAGGTGTGCGGCAAGCCCAACTTCTTCGTCAAACAAGCCATCGCCGAACTGGACGCCACGCTCGCCGTCGGCGACGTGGTGCCGCTGGGCTGGCAGGTGGAGCATGTGCGCGCGCTCGATCCGCTGGTTCACGAATAG
- a CDS encoding ABC transporter substrate-binding protein, whose product MSASIKLAVTALGLAFAGQAMAAALTVISFGGAGKSAQDKAYYRPFQRETGIKVIGAEYNGEMAKIKAMVDSRSVSWDVVEVEPAALARGCDEGLFEKLDYSKIGKPADFLAGVVQSCGIGMNVWSIVLAYNADKLKTAPAGWKDFWDVKTFPGKRGLRKGAQDNLEFALMADGVAPKDVYKVLATPAGVDRAFRKLDQLRPNIQWWEAGSQPPQFLVSGDVVMSSAYNGRISEARKEGKNLKAVWNGSVYNYDYWAIPKGSPRKDDALKFIRFATQPANQKVYADTIDYGVTHRKAIQMLDATRSRDLPTSPRNLAVALSEDTAFWVDRSEELEQRFNAWVAKSK is encoded by the coding sequence ATGTCTGCAAGCATCAAGCTGGCCGTCACGGCCCTGGGTTTGGCTTTCGCGGGCCAAGCCATGGCGGCCGCTCTGACCGTGATCTCGTTCGGCGGCGCGGGAAAGTCCGCCCAGGACAAGGCGTATTACCGCCCCTTCCAGCGGGAGACCGGCATCAAGGTGATCGGGGCGGAATACAACGGCGAGATGGCCAAGATCAAGGCCATGGTCGATAGCCGCAGCGTGTCGTGGGACGTGGTCGAAGTCGAGCCGGCGGCGCTGGCGCGCGGCTGCGACGAAGGCCTGTTCGAAAAGCTGGATTACAGCAAGATCGGCAAGCCCGCGGATTTTCTCGCCGGCGTGGTGCAAAGCTGCGGGATAGGCATGAACGTCTGGTCCATCGTCCTGGCCTACAACGCCGACAAGCTGAAAACGGCGCCGGCTGGCTGGAAGGATTTCTGGGACGTGAAGACCTTCCCGGGCAAGCGCGGTCTGCGCAAGGGCGCGCAGGACAATCTGGAGTTCGCGCTGATGGCGGACGGCGTCGCCCCGAAGGACGTTTACAAGGTGCTGGCCACGCCGGCGGGCGTCGATCGGGCCTTCCGCAAGCTGGACCAGCTCAGGCCGAACATCCAGTGGTGGGAAGCCGGCTCCCAGCCGCCGCAATTTCTGGTTTCGGGCGATGTGGTGATGAGCTCGGCCTACAACGGCCGCATTTCCGAAGCGAGGAAGGAAGGCAAGAACCTGAAGGCGGTCTGGAACGGCTCGGTTTACAACTACGACTACTGGGCGATTCCCAAGGGCAGCCCGCGCAAGGACGACGCGCTGAAGTTCATCCGCTTCGCCACGCAGCCGGCCAATCAGAAAGTCTATGCCGACACCATCGATTACGGCGTCACCCACCGCAAGGCGATCCAGATGCTGGACGCGACAAGGAGCCGGGATCTGCCGACCTCGCCGCGGAATCTCGCGGTGGCGCTGAGCGAGGATACGGCGTTTTGGGTGGACAGGAGCGAGGAGCTCGAGCAGCGCTTCAACGCCTGGGTGGCCAAGTCCAAGTAA
- a CDS encoding class II aldolase/adducin family protein, protein MERSAKLSPAPQQAAQPVESEGERQLRRELAACYRLIAHFRMSDLISTHISVRLPGPEHHFLINPYGLMFDEITASSLVKIGLDGRALDENDALVNPAGFVIHSAIHSARPDAQCVLHTHTRAGCAVAALAEGLLPVNQMSMEFYGKAAYHDYEGIALDLNEQARLVRDLGDKPVLILRNHGLLTVGETVKQAFLRMYYLEKACDIQLSAQAAGALRLPSVAVCRRTERQFNEPEREVGERELKDDRFVDLAWAALLRLLDRLDPGYKL, encoded by the coding sequence ATGGAACGCTCAGCAAAGCTCAGCCCTGCCCCGCAGCAAGCCGCCCAGCCAGTGGAGTCGGAAGGGGAGCGGCAACTACGTCGAGAACTGGCGGCCTGTTATCGGCTGATCGCGCACTTTCGCATGAGCGATCTGATCTCGACGCATATCTCGGTGCGCTTGCCAGGGCCGGAACACCATTTCCTGATCAATCCCTACGGGCTGATGTTCGACGAAATCACCGCGTCCAGCCTGGTCAAGATCGGTCTCGACGGCCGGGCGCTGGACGAGAACGACGCCCTGGTCAATCCGGCCGGCTTCGTCATCCACAGCGCCATCCACTCGGCAAGACCGGATGCCCAGTGCGTGCTGCACACCCATACCCGGGCCGGCTGCGCGGTGGCGGCGCTGGCGGAGGGCTTGTTGCCGGTGAACCAGATGTCGATGGAGTTCTACGGGAAGGCGGCGTACCACGATTACGAAGGCATCGCCCTTGACCTCAACGAGCAGGCGCGCCTGGTGCGGGATCTGGGCGACAAGCCGGTGCTGATCCTGCGCAACCACGGCTTGCTGACCGTGGGGGAGACGGTCAAGCAGGCTTTCCTGCGCATGTACTACCTGGAGAAGGCCTGCGACATCCAGCTGAGCGCGCAGGCGGCCGGAGCCTTGCGCCTGCCGTCCGTGGCGGTTTGCCGGCGGACCGAGCGCCAGTTCAACGAGCCGGAGCGCGAGGTGGGCGAGCGGGAGCTGAAGGACGATAGGTTCGTCGACCTGGCCTGGGCGGCGCTGCTGCGCCTGCTGGACCGGCTCGATCCCGGCTACAAACTTTGA